From the genome of Alosa alosa isolate M-15738 ecotype Scorff River chromosome 18, AALO_Geno_1.1, whole genome shotgun sequence, one region includes:
- the slc16a9a gene encoding monocarboxylate transporter 9a yields MGGVTAEKALDGGWGWVIVASTFMAQFLAFGSPQSVGVLYPEWLSTYQEGKGMTAWVGSMVSGVALLTSPVCSACVENFGARPVTIFSGVMVAGGMMLSAFAPSISFLIFSYGVVVGLGAGLVYAASLTITCQYFDKRRGLALGIVTTGTSVGGFLYATLQNELIAHYGLDGCLLIIGALSLNLMACAGPMRPLYLPGYYLKQRAVLKQHEEEPPLYEKPTTLIVPPSEKAVLASSDLQTTSGSAEKSAAVEVTKELLMAMDTKVVLDYEAEAERSRGGIGGILSCAAVARVVKRKLRPYGKYMHETAEILHGRVFATLCVAMFLFALGAFPPVLFMEDVAISEGLIDSVSDIPLVSIVAITTGAGKLLLGVLADLPWINSVYLYAFTLLGAGIALLLIPVCHSYVGLQVLSAMVGIFSGNWSLTPYITTKIVGLDRLSQAHGILMCFGGFGVVLGPPVVGWFFDWTQSYDLAFYFSGSCVILGGLFLFMATLPCWDTREARQSANQPASQSEEEPAPQCNGDSSIV; encoded by the exons ATGGGTGGTGTTACAGCAGAGAAGGCCCTGGATGGAGGTTGGGGATGGGTGATTGTGGCCAGCACCTTCATGGCGCAGTTCCTGGCCTTTGGCTCGCCGCAGTCGGTTGGGGTGTTGTACCCTGAGTGGCTGAGCACCTACCAGGAGGGGAAAGGGATGACCGCCTGGGTCGGTTCCATGGTGTCAGGAGTCGCACTGCTCACGA GTCCCGTCTGCAGTGCGTGCGTGGAGAACTTTGGCGCCCGTCCCGTGACCATCTTCAGTGGTGTGATGGTGGCGGGAGGCATGATGCTGAGTGCCTTCGCCCCCAGCATCTCCTTCCTCATCTTCTCCTACGGGGTCGTAGTCG GTCTGGGCGCTGGCCTCGTTTATGCTGCTTCCCTTACCATCACCTGTCAATATTTTGACAAGAGACGTGGTCTTGCTCTGGGCATTGTCACCACag GCACGAGCGTGGGCGGCTTCCTGTACGCCACGCTGCAGAACGAGCTGATCGCCCACTACGGCCTGGACGGCTGCCTGCTCATCATCGGCGCCCTCTCGCTGAACCTGATGGCGTGCGCGGGCCCCATGAGGCCGCTGTACCTGCCGGGCTACTACCTGAAGCAGCGGGCAGTGCTGAAACAGCACGAGGAGGAGCCGCCGCTCTACGAGAAGCCCACCACGCTCATCGTGCCCCCCTCCGAGAAGGCCGTCCTCGCCAGCAGCGACCTTCAGACCACATCCGGCTCGGCCGAGAAGAGCGCCGCCGTCGAAGTCACCAAGGAGCTCCTCATGGCCATGGACACCAAGGTGGTGCTGGACTACGAGGCCGAGGCCGAGCGGTCGCGCGGCGGCATCGGCGGGATCCTGTCGTGCGCGGCCGTGGCGCGCGTCGTCAAGCGCAAGCTGCGCCCCTACGGGAAGTACATGCACGAGACGGCGGAGATCCTGCACGGCCGCGTCTTCGCCACGCTCTGCGTGGCCATGTTCCTGTTCGCGCTGGGCGCCTTCCCGCCCGTGCTCTTCATGGAGGACGTGGCCATCAGCGAGGGCCTCATCGACAGCGTCAGTGACATCCCGCTGGTCTCCATCGTCGCCATCACCACCGGCGCCGGCAAGCTGCTCCTGGGCGTCCTGGCCGACCTGCCGTGGATCAACAGCGTGTATCTGTACGCTTTCACGCTGCTGGGCGCTGGCATCGCGCTGCTGCTCATCCCCGTATGCCACAGCTACGTGGGGCTGCAGGTGCTGTCCGCCATGGTGGGCATCTTCTCAGGGAACTGGTCACTCACCCCCTACATTACCACCAAGATCGTGGGGCTGGACCGGCTGAGTCAGGCCCATGGCATCCTCATGTGCTTTGGAGGGTTTGGCGTGGTGCTGGGGCCCCCTGTCGTCG GATGGTTTTTCGACTGGACCCAGTCATACGACCTGGCCTTCTACTTCAGCGGGAGTTGCGTGATTCTGGGCGGGCTCTTCCTGTTCATGGCCACACTGCCCTGCTGGGATACTAGAGAGGCCAGGCAATCTGCCAATCAaccagccagccaatcagaagagGAGCCGGCGCCCCAATGCAACGGAGACTCCTCCATTGTGTAA
- the LOC125311825 gene encoding melanocyte-stimulating hormone receptor-like: MEEPYNQTSAYITPTHTYLPTHTHMSDFENNVTYYNDTLQTHFEDIYLITDCLSFLATLLGLCFVVYGLYALVKTGHYSLHVFVINLFISDLIQISTKLIQISKDFLILSDLIADYNDRLNDSFNDSLGLIYGVGVMANVCFMVFISAERYIMIAYPVWYRNNHTIRTPVCVSVTVWVIFSITTIISLWFNGYIELFVILVLLVPYPFVMFFLVGTWRALSGNTSVPRHEQRRIMGTLALVLSIYTVLFLPFVLVQIHFFHPIVNHMTLWIYLVELALILMALSPLFDFLLYLLMRRDAKYILRALCFRKRHKDKRATKTLMEAQV, from the coding sequence ATGGAGGAACCTTACAACCAGACATCAGCGTACATTACGCCTACACATACCTACTTAccaacacatactcacatgtcTGACTTTGAAAACAATGTTACATATTACAATGACACTCTACAGACACATTTTGAGGACATTTACTTGATAACTGACTGTCTGAGTTTCTTAGCTACGCTCCTTGGACTATGTTTTGTTGTCTATGGATTATATGCTCTGGTTAAAACTGGTCATTATTCTCTTCATGTGTTTGTTATAAACCTGTTCATTTCTGATCTGATTCAAATTTCTACCAAATTGATTCAAATTTCTAAAGACTTTCTGATTTTATCGGATTTGATAGCAGACTATAATGATAGACTGAATGACTCCTTTAATGATAGTCTGGGGTTAATCTACGGTGTTGGTGTTATGGCTAATGTTTGCTTTATGGTGTTTATATCTGCTGAGAGATATATAATGATTGCTTATCCTGTTTGGTATAGAAACAACCATACGATCAGGACAccagtttgtgtgtctgtcactGTTTGGGTCATATTTTCCATCACTACAATCATCAGTTTGTGGTTCAATGGCTATATTGAACTATTTGTAATCTTGGTTTTGCTTGTCCCGTATCCCTTTGTAATGTTCTTTCTCGTGGGGACATGGAGGGCTCTCTCCGGGAATACATCAGTACCTCGTCATGAGCAGAGGCGGATTATGGGAACCCTGGCTCTTGTTCTTAGCATATACACAGTCTTATTTCTACCCTTTGTATTGGTGCAGATTCATTTTTTCCACCCAATTGTAAACCATATGACTTTGTGGATTTACCTTGTGGAGTTGGCCCTCATTCTCATGGCACTGAGCCCCCTATTTGATTTTCTCCTTTATTTATTGATGAGGAGGGATGCTAAATATATCTTGAGAGCTCTTTGTTTTCGTAAGAGACATAAAGACAAAAGAGCTACAAAAACTTTGATGGAAGCCCAAGTCTAG